In Marivivens aquimaris, one genomic interval encodes:
- a CDS encoding ABC transporter permease produces MTAMTSSTVPSGNSSALLVLLKARTFIALILVVAFFSAAAPNFLSTANLVIMSKHVALNAFLAIGMTFVIISGGIDLSVGSIVGLCGMVAGYLVLNGIDIGLGWSVQFNTLEICLIVIAVGVFIGAINAFLITKLNVAPFIATLGTLYVARGTAMLSSDGRTFPNLNGNAEYGSDTFRWIGAGDIFGIPVSILMLIVVGVLAAYIASRTPLGRFIYAVGGNERAAGLSGVKVNRVKYFVYMFSGFCGALVGIIISSQLVASHPATGDTFELNAIAAAVLGGTSMAGGRGKIGGTIVGAFVIGVLSDGLVMMGVSSFWQTVIKGLVIIAAVVIDQAQQRVQARVALQAQAAIGQ; encoded by the coding sequence ATGACGGCCATGACGTCTTCGACCGTCCCTTCGGGCAACTCCAGCGCACTGCTCGTACTGCTCAAGGCGCGGACATTCATCGCGCTGATCCTTGTGGTGGCGTTCTTCTCTGCCGCTGCGCCGAACTTCCTGTCTACCGCGAACCTTGTGATCATGTCCAAGCACGTGGCGCTGAACGCCTTCCTCGCGATCGGCATGACGTTCGTCATCATCTCCGGCGGCATCGACTTGTCCGTAGGCTCTATTGTTGGGCTCTGCGGGATGGTCGCGGGCTACCTCGTACTGAACGGGATCGACATCGGGCTGGGCTGGTCCGTCCAGTTCAACACGCTGGAGATCTGCCTGATCGTCATCGCGGTCGGCGTGTTCATTGGTGCGATCAACGCCTTCCTCATTACAAAGCTCAACGTGGCCCCGTTCATCGCGACGCTCGGCACGCTCTATGTGGCGCGTGGAACGGCCATGCTGTCCTCGGATGGTCGTACGTTCCCGAACCTGAATGGCAATGCAGAGTATGGCTCGGATACGTTCCGTTGGATCGGCGCAGGCGATATCTTCGGCATTCCCGTGTCGATCCTGATGCTGATCGTCGTCGGTGTCCTCGCCGCCTACATCGCCAGCCGCACACCGCTCGGTCGCTTTATCTATGCTGTCGGCGGCAACGAGCGGGCGGCGGGTCTGTCGGGCGTGAAGGTGAACCGCGTCAAATACTTCGTCTACATGTTCTCCGGTTTCTGCGGCGCGCTCGTCGGGATCATCATTTCCTCGCAGCTGGTGGCGTCCCACCCCGCGACGGGCGATACCTTCGAACTCAACGCCATTGCGGCGGCGGTTTTGGGCGGCACCTCGATGGCCGGTGGTCGCGGTAAGATCGGCGGTACCATCGTAGGTGCTTTTGTCATCGGCGTTCTTTCCGACGGCCTCGTGATGATGGGTGTCTCGTCGTTTTGGCAGACAGTCATCAAAGGCCTCGTTATCATCGCGGCAGTTGTTATCGACCAAGCCCAGCAACGCGTGCAAGCGCGCGTTGCATTGCAGGCGCAGGCCGCCATCGGCCAGTAA
- a CDS encoding sugar ABC transporter ATP-binding protein: MEQEKHPIGLKIRGGTKVYPGTVALKNADFDLRMGAVNVLVGENGAGKSTMMKVIAGVEQLTSGSIFVGEEEVVLTSTEEAARHGIGIVFQELNLFPNMTVADNIFINRERTRYGVDIDRAKQREETRKLMKRLEHDIDPDALVGDLKVGQQQIVEIAKSLAQNARILILDEPTSALSAAEVEILFRVIEELKRDGVGIVYISHRIEELIRVGDYITVLRDGVITGARSMEGVDIPWIVLNMIGDASKDFPKTLDHPFGDEIFRAEDVYLPNSSGGFTVNGVSMSLKAGEILGVYGLMGAGRTEFVETAMGRYPHARGKFYVDGKEAKSPHVSDRIKMGLAIIPEDRKQDGLVQILSIRENMTLSSLGDLSTAGHLDLAKEKKTVGDYVKQLLIKIASPENPVSSLSGGNQQKVVIGKALMTKPKVLLMDEPSRGIDIGAKAEVFRVMRQLAAEGLGIIFVTSDLEEVLGLSDRIVVMSNGKITGEFTKETATETALITASAVGHAASHEQKETVS, from the coding sequence ATGGAGCAGGAAAAGCATCCCATCGGCCTGAAAATCCGCGGCGGGACCAAGGTCTATCCTGGCACGGTCGCGCTGAAGAACGCCGACTTCGATCTCCGGATGGGCGCCGTCAACGTGCTCGTCGGAGAAAACGGCGCGGGCAAGTCCACCATGATGAAGGTCATCGCCGGGGTGGAGCAACTCACCTCCGGTTCGATCTTCGTCGGCGAGGAGGAGGTTGTTCTGACCTCCACCGAAGAGGCCGCCCGCCACGGCATCGGCATCGTGTTTCAGGAACTGAACCTGTTCCCGAACATGACCGTGGCCGACAACATCTTCATCAACCGCGAGCGTACCCGCTACGGCGTCGATATCGACCGCGCCAAGCAGCGCGAAGAAACCCGCAAGCTGATGAAACGGCTGGAGCATGATATCGACCCCGATGCGCTGGTCGGCGACCTCAAAGTCGGTCAACAGCAGATCGTCGAGATCGCCAAGAGCCTTGCCCAGAACGCGCGTATCCTGATCCTCGACGAGCCGACCTCTGCGCTATCGGCGGCCGAGGTGGAAATCCTGTTCCGCGTGATCGAAGAGTTGAAACGCGACGGGGTGGGGATCGTCTATATCTCCCACCGCATCGAAGAACTGATCCGCGTTGGCGACTACATCACCGTCCTGCGGGACGGCGTCATTACTGGGGCCCGCTCGATGGAGGGCGTCGATATCCCGTGGATCGTCCTCAACATGATCGGCGATGCCAGCAAGGATTTCCCCAAGACACTGGATCATCCGTTCGGCGACGAGATTTTCCGCGCCGAGGACGTTTACCTGCCGAACTCTTCGGGTGGTTTCACCGTCAACGGCGTGTCGATGTCGCTAAAAGCGGGAGAAATCCTCGGCGTTTACGGCCTCATGGGGGCAGGGCGGACGGAGTTCGTCGAGACCGCTATGGGCCGTTATCCACACGCGCGCGGCAAATTCTATGTGGACGGTAAGGAAGCGAAGTCGCCCCACGTGTCCGACCGGATCAAGATGGGCCTCGCGATCATTCCGGAGGACCGCAAGCAGGACGGCCTCGTCCAGATCCTGTCGATCCGCGAGAACATGACATTGTCGTCGCTCGGTGATCTTTCGACCGCCGGTCACCTCGACCTCGCCAAGGAAAAGAAGACCGTCGGCGACTACGTCAAACAGTTGCTGATCAAGATCGCATCGCCAGAAAACCCCGTGTCATCGCTATCCGGCGGCAACCAACAGAAGGTGGTCATCGGCAAGGCGCTCATGACCAAGCCCAAGGTTCTTCTAATGGACGAGCCGTCGCGCGGCATCGACATTGGCGCCAAGGCCGAGGTGTTCCGCGTCATGCGCCAGCTCGCAGCGGAAGGGCTAGGCATCATCTTCGTCACCTCCGACCTCGAAGAAGTGCTCGGCCTGTCGGACCGCATCGTCGTCATGTCCAACGGCAAGATCACTGGCGAATTCACCAAAGAAACCGCGACCGAGACCGCGCTCATCACTGCATCTGCGGTCGGTCACGCTGCTTCGCACGAACAAAAGGAAACCGTATCATGA
- a CDS encoding DUF2291 family protein has translation MRELFTPLAILSCMALPLAGCKIVKNPDPNDASVQAAEMTDEARMAAYAETIWADKVLPTVSENAVRLTDLHAQIDAEGLDAAGAAHGLRPEGEANPWNFAANGEGTIVEANTESRAAKLMVDVDADGAADLTLQLGPVIRGTALRDAMPFIVFTDFRDQIEFAKLGRALNDLANAGLSVPEGDLVGRTVTFEGVYTLRNKGDAIELVPTSLQVR, from the coding sequence ATGCGCGAACTTTTCACGCCGCTCGCGATCCTGTCTTGCATGGCGCTGCCGCTCGCAGGCTGCAAGATCGTTAAAAATCCCGACCCCAATGACGCCTCCGTGCAGGCTGCCGAGATGACCGATGAGGCGCGCATGGCCGCCTACGCTGAAACTATCTGGGCGGATAAAGTCCTGCCGACCGTTTCAGAAAACGCGGTGAGGCTCACTGATCTCCATGCGCAGATCGACGCTGAGGGCCTCGACGCTGCCGGTGCCGCGCATGGCCTGCGACCCGAAGGTGAGGCGAACCCGTGGAACTTTGCCGCGAACGGTGAGGGCACGATTGTCGAAGCCAACACCGAAAGCCGCGCTGCTAAGTTGATGGTGGACGTGGATGCTGACGGCGCGGCGGACCTGACGCTGCAACTCGGCCCCGTTATCCGCGGCACGGCCTTGCGCGACGCGATGCCGTTCATCGTCTTCACCGATTTCCGCGACCAGATCGAGTTTGCCAAACTGGGCCGCGCGCTGAATGACCTCGCGAATGCGGGACTTAGCGTGCCCGAAGGCGACCTCGTCGGCCGCACCGTGACCTTCGAAGGCGTCTACACGCTCCGCAACAAAGGGGATGCGATCGAACTGGTGCCGACCTCGCTTCAGGTGCGGTGA
- a CDS encoding D-ribose ABC transporter substrate-binding protein has protein sequence MKLNRRHFMSGVAAAAILPLARPAFAQDKGLIAIITPSHDNPFFKAEAVGAEARAIELGYETIIMVHDDDPNKQSELFDSAIARGANAIILDNAGADATVAAVQRAKDAGIPSFLIDREIKESGIAVSQIVSNNYQGAQLGAEEFVRLMGEAGNYVELVGREADTNAGIRSSGYHDIIDQYPDLVMVAQQSANWSQTEGYEKMETILQANPDIKGVICGNDTMAMGAWAALEAAGRTDVIVVGFDGSNDVRDSILAGGIKATVLQPAYRQAQIAVEQADAYLTDGATGQDEKQLMDCVLINADNAANLETFALSS, from the coding sequence ATGAAACTTAATCGTCGTCATTTTATGTCCGGCGTCGCGGCTGCAGCTATCCTGCCGCTCGCTCGTCCCGCTTTTGCCCAAGACAAGGGCCTGATCGCAATCATCACCCCGAGCCACGACAACCCGTTCTTCAAGGCCGAAGCCGTCGGTGCCGAAGCCCGCGCAATCGAGCTGGGTTATGAAACCATTATTATGGTCCACGATGATGATCCTAATAAGCAGTCTGAGCTCTTCGATAGTGCGATTGCCCGCGGTGCGAACGCAATCATTCTCGACAATGCCGGCGCCGATGCGACCGTTGCCGCTGTCCAGCGCGCAAAGGATGCAGGCATCCCGTCGTTCCTGATCGACCGCGAAATCAAAGAGTCCGGCATCGCCGTCAGCCAGATCGTTTCGAACAACTATCAGGGTGCGCAGCTTGGTGCCGAAGAGTTCGTGCGTCTGATGGGCGAGGCAGGCAACTATGTCGAACTCGTCGGTCGCGAAGCAGACACCAACGCTGGTATCCGTTCGTCGGGCTATCATGACATCATCGACCAGTACCCCGATCTGGTGATGGTTGCCCAGCAGTCGGCCAACTGGTCGCAGACCGAGGGCTACGAGAAGATGGAAACCATCCTTCAGGCGAACCCTGATATCAAGGGCGTGATCTGCGGGAACGACACTATGGCAATGGGCGCTTGGGCTGCTCTCGAAGCCGCTGGCCGCACCGATGTGATCGTCGTTGGCTTCGACGGCTCGAACGACGTGCGCGACTCGATCCTTGCTGGCGGTATCAAGGCAACGGTTCTCCAGCCGGCCTATCGTCAGGCGCAGATCGCCGTCGAACAGGCGGATGCCTATCTGACCGACGGTGCGACCGGTCAGGATGAAAAGCAGCTGATGGACTGTGTTCTGATCAACGCTGACAACGCTGCAAACCTCGAGACCTTCGCGCTCTCGTCCTGA
- the oiaX gene encoding 3-oxo-isoapionate-4-phosphate decarboxylase OiaX — protein sequence MSRSTIQVTYRLETSGEIEALAAKIASDQSTGTFTALPNETDEVRARCAATVVKIAPLESSDTPSFPDPDGTGPYHRADVTIAYPLEAVGTDIAALMTITIGGVYAVRGLTGVRVKDIDLPSEWSCHPGPQFGILGSRKLMGVTDGPMIASIIKPSLGLLPEETAAVVKTLCEAGVEFIKDDEKLMSPGYSSLEDRVKAIMPMINDHEQKTGKKVMYAFGISSADPDTMMRNHDTVVAHGGNAAVLNINSIGYGGMSFLRKRSALCLHAHRNGWDILTRHPGLGMDFTAYQKIWRLLGVDQFQINGIRAKYWEPDDSFVQSFKDVMTPIFSDTDRPLPVVCSGQWGGQAVDTYRQTGRTLDLMYLGGGGIHGHPMGIAAGVKAIRQAWDAAAADVELADYANDHPELAASLAKWG from the coding sequence ATGTCGCGAAGCACAATTCAGGTCACCTACAGGCTTGAAACATCAGGCGAAATCGAGGCGCTTGCGGCCAAAATCGCCTCTGACCAGTCCACGGGGACGTTTACTGCCCTTCCGAACGAAACCGATGAAGTGCGAGCCCGCTGCGCTGCGACAGTGGTCAAAATCGCGCCGTTGGAATCGTCGGACACCCCGTCATTTCCCGACCCCGACGGCACCGGCCCCTACCACCGCGCGGACGTTACCATCGCTTACCCGCTCGAGGCTGTCGGCACCGATATCGCTGCTTTGATGACCATCACCATCGGCGGAGTTTACGCCGTACGCGGGCTCACGGGCGTGCGGGTGAAGGACATCGACCTGCCGTCCGAGTGGTCCTGCCACCCCGGTCCGCAGTTCGGCATTCTAGGGTCCCGCAAACTGATGGGGGTCACAGACGGACCTATGATCGCTTCGATCATCAAGCCCTCGCTGGGACTGCTGCCCGAAGAGACCGCCGCAGTGGTCAAGACGCTCTGCGAGGCGGGTGTCGAGTTCATCAAGGACGACGAAAAGCTGATGAGCCCCGGCTATTCGTCGCTCGAAGACCGTGTGAAAGCGATCATGCCCATGATCAACGACCACGAGCAGAAGACAGGCAAGAAGGTGATGTACGCCTTCGGAATTTCCTCTGCCGACCCCGACACGATGATGCGAAACCACGACACGGTCGTCGCCCACGGCGGCAATGCGGCGGTGCTCAACATCAATTCCATCGGCTACGGCGGCATGTCGTTCCTGCGCAAACGGTCGGCGCTATGCCTCCACGCGCACCGCAATGGCTGGGACATCCTGACCCGCCACCCGGGGCTGGGAATGGACTTCACCGCCTATCAGAAAATCTGGCGCCTGCTCGGCGTCGACCAATTCCAGATCAACGGCATCCGCGCGAAATACTGGGAACCGGACGATAGCTTCGTCCAGTCGTTCAAAGACGTGATGACCCCGATCTTTTCGGACACAGACCGCCCGCTTCCCGTGGTTTGCTCCGGCCAATGGGGCGGCCAAGCGGTCGACACCTATCGCCAGACGGGCCGGACGCTGGATCTGATGTACCTCGGCGGAGGCGGCATCCACGGTCACCCGATGGGCATTGCTGCGGGTGTGAAAGCGATCCGTCAGGCATGGGATGCCGCGGCAGCGGACGTCGAATTGGCCGACTACGCGAACGATCACCCCGAATTGGCGGCCTCTCTCGCCAAGTGGGGCTAA
- a CDS encoding adenosylcobalamin-dependent ribonucleoside-diphosphate reductase has translation MSRFAAPIAEQIWDMKYRFKDADGKALDGTVEDTWRRIARALASVEKDSAKWEDKFYHALEDFKYLPAGRITAGAGTARSVTLFNCFVMGTVPDSMAGIFDMLKEAALTMQQGGGIGYDFSTIRPKGALVHGVAADASGPLSFMDVWDAMCRTIMSAGSRRGAMMATMRCDHPDIEAFITAKSDPARLRMFNMSVLVTDPFMEAVKADKSWELTYGDKVYKTVQARDLWNQIMQSTYDYAEPGVIFIDRINKMNNLNYCETIAATNPCGEQPLPPYGACLLGSINLARLVENAFEKDARMDVEALDDLVATAVRMMDNVVDASNFPLDAQAQEARNKRRIGLGVTGLADALLMLGLKYGTEEAAAQTDAWMKQIARSSYLASVELAKEKGAFPLFDKDKYLASGNMKQMDKDVRDAIAKHGIRNALLTSIAPTGTISLYAGNVSSGIEPVFAYAYTRKVLQKDGSRTEEEVVDYAVKMYRDKFGADAELPDYFVNAQTLEPLAHVRMQSAAQKWIDSSISKTINCPEDISFESFKEVYMEAYDTGCKGCTTYRPNDVTGSVLSVSESSDKTPAEAPATVSEEAEVIYMSEPLDRPAALEGNTYKVKWPDSEHAIYITVNDVVIAGHRRPFEVFINSKNMEHFAWTVALTRMISAVFRRGGDVSFVVEELKAVFDPRGGAWMKGKYVPSILAAIGGVLEQHMVATGFIKGEGLGLKADPQAEVMVVGEKPKGKSCPSCGEYGMKMESGCESCLSCGYSKCG, from the coding sequence ATGTCCCGCTTTGCAGCCCCTATCGCCGAACAAATTTGGGATATGAAATACCGTTTCAAAGACGCTGACGGTAAGGCTCTGGACGGCACGGTAGAAGATACCTGGCGCCGTATTGCCCGCGCTCTGGCGTCGGTCGAAAAGGACTCGGCCAAGTGGGAAGACAAATTCTACCACGCGCTCGAAGATTTCAAATACCTCCCCGCTGGCCGCATCACCGCGGGTGCAGGCACTGCGCGTTCGGTCACGCTGTTCAACTGCTTCGTTATGGGCACTGTTCCGGACTCGATGGCAGGCATTTTCGACATGCTGAAAGAGGCCGCGCTGACCATGCAGCAGGGTGGCGGCATCGGTTACGACTTCTCGACCATCCGCCCCAAGGGCGCGCTGGTTCATGGCGTTGCCGCGGACGCATCGGGCCCACTGTCGTTCATGGACGTCTGGGACGCCATGTGCCGCACCATCATGTCCGCCGGATCGCGCCGTGGCGCGATGATGGCGACCATGCGCTGCGACCACCCCGATATCGAAGCCTTCATCACCGCGAAATCTGACCCCGCCCGCCTGCGCATGTTCAACATGTCGGTGCTCGTCACCGATCCGTTCATGGAAGCCGTGAAGGCCGACAAGTCGTGGGAACTCACCTACGGCGACAAGGTCTATAAGACCGTTCAGGCGCGCGACCTGTGGAACCAGATCATGCAGTCGACCTACGATTACGCCGAACCGGGTGTGATCTTCATCGACCGCATTAACAAGATGAACAACCTGAACTACTGCGAGACCATCGCGGCGACCAACCCCTGTGGTGAACAGCCGCTGCCGCCGTATGGCGCGTGTCTGCTGGGTTCGATCAACCTCGCCCGTCTTGTCGAGAACGCGTTCGAAAAAGACGCACGCATGGACGTCGAAGCGCTGGACGACCTCGTCGCCACCGCAGTCCGCATGATGGACAACGTCGTTGATGCGTCGAACTTCCCGCTCGACGCTCAGGCGCAAGAGGCCCGCAACAAGCGCCGCATCGGCCTTGGCGTGACTGGCCTTGCCGACGCTCTGCTGATGCTCGGCCTGAAGTACGGCACCGAAGAAGCCGCCGCCCAGACCGACGCATGGATGAAGCAGATCGCCCGCTCGTCCTACCTCGCATCGGTTGAGCTGGCCAAAGAGAAGGGCGCGTTCCCGCTCTTCGACAAGGACAAGTACCTCGCTTCGGGCAACATGAAGCAGATGGACAAGGACGTGCGCGATGCGATTGCCAAGCATGGCATCCGCAACGCTCTGCTGACCTCGATCGCGCCGACCGGCACCATCTCGCTTTACGCAGGTAACGTCTCGTCGGGTATCGAGCCGGTGTTCGCCTATGCCTACACCCGCAAGGTTCTCCAGAAAGACGGCTCGCGCACCGAAGAAGAAGTCGTCGACTACGCCGTAAAGATGTATCGCGACAAGTTCGGCGCGGATGCCGAGCTGCCCGACTACTTCGTCAACGCGCAGACGCTGGAGCCGCTGGCTCACGTCCGTATGCAGTCGGCTGCGCAGAAATGGATCGACTCGTCGATCTCCAAGACCATCAACTGCCCCGAAGACATCAGCTTTGAGTCGTTCAAAGAGGTGTACATGGAGGCGTACGACACCGGATGTAAGGGTTGCACCACCTACCGCCCGAACGATGTAACCGGTTCGGTTCTGTCGGTTTCGGAATCCTCGGACAAAACTCCGGCAGAAGCACCGGCAACCGTCTCTGAAGAAGCCGAAGTCATCTACATGTCGGAGCCGCTGGATCGTCCGGCAGCCCTCGAAGGCAACACCTACAAGGTCAAGTGGCCGGACAGCGAGCACGCGATCTACATCACTGTCAACGACGTGGTGATCGCAGGCCATCGCCGCCCGTTCGAAGTGTTCATCAACTCCAAGAACATGGAGCACTTCGCGTGGACCGTCGCGCTGACCCGCATGATCTCGGCCGTGTTCCGCCGTGGCGGTGACGTCTCGTTTGTCGTCGAAGAGCTCAAGGCCGTGTTCGACCCGCGCGGCGGCGCATGGATGAAGGGCAAGTACGTCCCGTCGATCCTCGCAGCTATCGGCGGTGTTCTGGAACAGCACATGGTCGCCACGGGCTTCATTAAAGGCGAGGGCCTCGGTCTAAAAGCCGACCCGCAAGCCGAAGTCATGGTCGTCGGCGAAAAACCCAAAGGCAAATCCTGCCCGAGCTGCGGCGAGTACGGCATGAAGATGGAAAGCGGCTGTGAGTCGTGCCTGTCTTGCGGATATAGCAAGTGTGGCTAA
- a CDS encoding DUF1489 family protein, whose product MSKFTHLIKLSVGTEDVSGLERWQKSGAAKTADGLPCHVTRMWPKRQDEVLNGGSIYWVIKGLIQCRQKIVRLDEVLGGDGISRCAIVLDPEMVRVAPTQKRPFQGWRYLAPSDAPVDLGAKREDEPELPASLSAALAEIGIM is encoded by the coding sequence ATGAGCAAATTCACACATCTGATCAAGCTGTCGGTCGGCACGGAAGACGTATCCGGTTTAGAACGTTGGCAAAAATCCGGTGCCGCCAAAACCGCGGACGGCCTGCCCTGCCATGTTACGCGAATGTGGCCTAAACGTCAGGACGAAGTTCTGAATGGCGGATCAATTTATTGGGTGATCAAGGGCCTGATTCAGTGTCGCCAAAAGATCGTCCGACTCGATGAAGTTTTGGGCGGTGACGGGATCAGCCGATGCGCCATCGTTCTCGACCCCGAAATGGTGCGCGTGGCCCCGACGCAGAAGCGCCCGTTCCAAGGCTGGCGGTACCTCGCGCCTTCGGACGCGCCTGTCGATCTGGGTGCGAAACGCGAAGACGAGCCGGAACTGCCGGCTTCCCTTTCTGCGGCGCTCGCTGAAATCGGGATTATGTGA
- the hisG gene encoding ATP phosphoribosyltransferase gives MTVKLGVPSKGRLMEKTFEWFADRGLKLVKTGSEREYSGAVEGIDGIELVLLSAGEIPRELSAGRIHLGVTGSDLVREKVPDWENRIRELAPMGFGGADLIIAVPNGWVDVDTLDDLDAAAAQFRRNHGFRLRIATKYHRLVREFLRDNGVADYQLVDSQGATEGTVRNETAEAVADITSTGETLRANGLKILDDALIHASQATLFKSRNADWSNEDRNVLNQLEDLLRI, from the coding sequence ATGACCGTGAAACTTGGTGTGCCGTCCAAAGGGCGGCTGATGGAGAAGACCTTCGAATGGTTCGCAGATCGCGGCCTGAAGCTGGTGAAAACCGGTTCGGAGCGCGAATACTCCGGCGCTGTCGAAGGCATCGACGGTATCGAGCTGGTGCTGCTCTCGGCCGGTGAAATTCCGCGCGAGCTGTCGGCTGGCCGTATCCACCTCGGCGTTACCGGCTCTGACTTGGTCCGCGAAAAAGTGCCGGATTGGGAAAACCGCATCCGCGAACTGGCTCCGATGGGCTTCGGCGGTGCTGATCTGATCATTGCCGTGCCGAACGGCTGGGTCGACGTGGACACCCTCGATGATCTGGACGCCGCCGCTGCACAATTCCGCCGCAACCACGGTTTCCGCCTGCGCATCGCGACGAAATACCACCGCCTTGTCCGCGAGTTCCTGCGCGACAACGGCGTTGCCGACTACCAACTGGTCGACAGCCAAGGCGCAACCGAAGGCACTGTCCGCAATGAGACCGCCGAAGCGGTGGCAGACATCACCTCGACCGGTGAAACGCTGCGCGCGAACGGTCTGAAAATCCTCGATGACGCACTCATTCACGCGAGTCAGGCAACGCTCTTCAAATCGCGCAACGCGGATTGGAGCAACGAAGACCGCAATGTCCTCAATCAACTCGAAGACCTGCTCCGCATCTGA
- a CDS encoding ATP phosphoribosyltransferase regulatory subunit produces the protein MTGLRQTNEEARRIRALFEAQGAQLVETDILQPAETLLDLYGEDIRGRAYVTTDGVRGEMMLRPDFTVPVVQWHMESNADPARYTYSGKVFRMQEEDLSRPNEYVQVGYEVFDGKAPVQADAEVFAIIAKALDGLPVRAATGDYGILTAAVRGLDTSDARKAALLRHIWRPRRFRALLERFGGKADVPATRAALLAKADPMADAQVVGLRSAKEVEDRIAALREDAQMAPIDSEQIAMLEELVSLRETCPNVLGNLRDIAVDMPSISEAVTRFSQRLDALSEAGIDVDALEFEGNFGRTSLEYYDGFVFGFYSETRAGMPAVATGGRYDALTRVLGRGREVPAVGAVIRPELVVALRGQA, from the coding sequence CAGACGAACGAAGAAGCGCGCCGCATCCGCGCGCTCTTTGAAGCGCAGGGCGCGCAGCTTGTCGAAACGGACATCCTGCAACCCGCCGAAACGCTTCTCGACCTCTATGGTGAAGACATCCGTGGCCGCGCCTATGTGACCACAGACGGCGTGCGCGGCGAGATGATGCTCCGCCCGGACTTCACTGTTCCCGTGGTGCAGTGGCACATGGAATCCAACGCCGATCCGGCCCGCTACACCTACTCGGGCAAAGTCTTCCGTATGCAGGAAGAAGACCTTAGCCGCCCGAACGAGTACGTGCAGGTCGGCTACGAGGTGTTCGACGGCAAAGCGCCTGTTCAAGCCGACGCAGAGGTCTTCGCGATCATCGCGAAGGCTCTGGACGGTCTGCCCGTCCGCGCTGCAACTGGCGACTACGGTATCCTGACCGCCGCTGTTCGCGGGCTCGACACATCCGACGCGCGCAAAGCAGCTCTGCTGCGCCACATCTGGCGCCCCCGCCGCTTCCGCGCATTGCTGGAACGTTTCGGCGGCAAAGCCGACGTTCCTGCAACCCGCGCCGCGCTGCTGGCCAAAGCTGATCCGATGGCTGACGCTCAAGTTGTCGGCCTCCGCTCCGCCAAAGAGGTCGAAGACCGCATCGCGGCGCTCCGCGAAGATGCGCAAATGGCCCCTATCGACAGCGAACAGATCGCGATGCTCGAAGAACTTGTGAGCCTGCGCGAAACCTGCCCGAATGTCCTCGGCAACCTGCGTGACATCGCCGTGGATATGCCGTCGATCTCCGAGGCTGTGACCCGCTTCTCCCAGCGTCTCGATGCGCTGTCTGAAGCCGGTATCGACGTGGATGCGCTGGAATTCGAAGGTAACTTTGGCCGCACCTCGCTCGAATACTACGACGGCTTCGTCTTCGGCTTCTATTCGGAAACCCGCGCTGGAATGCCCGCCGTGGCAACTGGCGGCCGTTATGACGCGCTAACCCGCGTGCTTGGCCGTGGCCGCGAAGTGCCCGCCGTGGGCGCCGTCATCCGTCCGGAACTCGTCGTCGCACTCAGGGGGCAGGCATGA